A region from the Cuculus canorus isolate bCucCan1 chromosome 14, bCucCan1.pri, whole genome shotgun sequence genome encodes:
- the LOC128853573 gene encoding uncharacterized protein LOC128853573, with protein sequence MAPRIRPSLSKPLPTIRETHEEAMEDSTRNLKLAGGTAARPDSYSSDDYIQSICHLARPTFPALPESSHKVQDRKSLKILEDRSWSPFLGETKQELSKCKLTNLMSNVVPPGKVTPAEADIWSSADPLAQIYTHTGKLCPSKASLYGKSSSTGYSQCNSNPSNSELHPPTTKEATGKPSLPRLFSFPRLPSPRPVQKEAVCSELKYLRRDEGAVLGSNHSQKENGPVFITGEELSPCSARGKLVGNPVPHCSVRKQSCLFNAVGTDEKEERETSHSGKKVTGDVHPKQRYSECFRAAKKATIHNWVSAHRCIWKETRVKACLLPAIAEV encoded by the coding sequence ATGGCACCGCGGATAAGACCGAGTCTTTCAAAGCCTCTCCCAACCATACGTGAAACTCATGAGGAAGCGATGGAAGATTCAACGAGGAACTTGAAGCTTGCTGGAGGCACTGCAGCCAGGCCAGATTCGTATTCCAGCGATGATTACATTCAATCTATCTGCCACCTCGCCAGACCCACCTTCCCGGCTCTTCCTGAAAGCAGCCACAAGGTTCAGGACAGAAAAAGCCTGAAGATCCTTGAAGACAGATCATGGTCTCCGTTCCTTGGGGAGACAAAGCAAGAATTGTCAAAATGTAAGTTGACCAATTTAATGTCTAATGTGGTGCCACCGGGAAAAGTCACACCTGCAGAAGCCGACATCTGGTCCAGCGCGGACCCCCTGGCACAGATCTACACCCATACAGGAAAGCTCTGCCCCTCCAAGGCTTCTTTGTATGGCAAAAGCTCCAGCACAGGTTACTCACAGTGCAACTCTAACCCCTCAAACAGTGAACTTCATCCCCCAACCACAAAAGAAGCCACAGGAAAACCCAGTTTGCCGCGACTGTTCAGTTTTCCAAGGCTTCCCTCCCCAAGACCAGTGCAGAAAGAAGCAGTCTGCTCAGAGCTGAAGTATCTCAGAAGAGATGAGGGAGCAGTGTTAGGGAGTAACCacagccagaaagaaaatggccCTGTGTTCATTACCGGGGAAGAGCTATCACCATGCTCAGCCAGAGGGAAGCTGGTAGGAAACCCAGTCCCGCACTGTTCCGTAAGAAAGCAGAGTTGCTTGTTCAATGCAGTGGGCActgatgaaaaagaagagagagaaacttCTCACAGTGGTAAAAAAGTAACGGGTGACGTCCACCCTAAGCAGAGATACTCAGAGTGCTTCCGGGCAGCTAAAAAAGCCACGATCCATAATTGGGTTTCAGCACACAGATGCATCTGGAAAGAAACAAGAGTAAAAGCTTGTTTGCTCCCAGCCATTGCTGAAGTGTGA